One Caenibius sp. WL genomic window, CTTCATCGCCGCGATCTTCGCGCGATGTTCCTTCTGCTGGCGCATTTGCGGGCGGATGATCAGGAACCAGAAGATCACGATCATGCCGAGGATCGGCAACCAGCTGATCCACGCAGGCGGGGCGTTGCCCCCGGCGGAAGCGGCTGCGGACAAGATATCAAGCATCGATATACACCCTCGGAAAATATGTCAGTCCCGGTCGAACCGGGCGGGATATTGCCCTTCGAAGCG contains:
- the yajC gene encoding preprotein translocase subunit YajC — protein: MLDILSAAASAGGNAPPAWISWLPILGMIVIFWFLIIRPQMRQQKEHRAKIAAMKKGDMVVTAGGLVGKIIKVDDHYAELELGQGVRVKAVKSTIGDIIPPGGTAPAND